From the Micromonospora echinofusca genome, the window CGGTCAAGGAGTCCTGATCCTGTGAGTCCCGAACTCATCGCCGTGCTGGCGGTGATCGCGGTGGCCCTGGCGTTCGACTACACCAACGGCTTCCACGACGCTGCCAACGCGATCGCGACCAGCATCTCCACACGGGCGCTCACACCCCGGGTGGCCCTGGCCATGGCGGCGGTCGGCAACTTCATCGGCGCCCACTTCGGCGCCGAGGTGGCCAAGACCGTCGGCAGCGGCCTGGTGAAGCTGCCCACCGGCACAGCCAGCCTCGGCATCGTCTTCGCGGGCGTCATCGGCGCCATCGTGTGGAACCTGGTGACCTGGTACTTCGGCCTGCCGTCGTCCTCGTCGCACGCGCTGATCGGCGGCCTGGTCGGCTCGACCGTCGCCGCGTCCGGCACGGTGCTCTGGACCGGCATCGGGGAGAGCGTGATCATCCCGATGGTCCTCTCCCCGATGGTCGGCTTCCTGCTCGGCTACATCGTCATGATCGCCGTGCAGTGGATCTTCCGGAAGGGGCACCCGGGCCGGCTCAACCGGGGCTTCCGCTGGGCGCAGACGGCGTCCGCCGCCGCCATGTCGGTCGGCCACGGCATGCAGGACGCCGCCAAGACCATCGGCATCGTGGTGCTCGCGCTCTACGTCGGCGGCTACCAGGACGACCCCAGCTTCATCCCCGAGTGGGCGTTCTGGACGTCGGCGGCCGTGCTGGCCGCCGGCACGTACGCCGGTGGCTGGCGGATCATCCGGACCCTGGGCCGGAAGATCATCGACCTCCGGCCGCCGGAGGGCTTCGCCGCCGAGACCGTGGCCAGCGGCGTGCTCTACTTCAACGCGCTGGTCCTCGGCGCGCCGATCTCGACGACCCACACGATCACCTCGGCGATCATGGGCGTCGGCGCCACCAAGCGGCTCTCCGCCGTCCGGTGGGGCGTGGCCGGCAACATCGTCGGCGCGTGGATCCTGACCTTCCCGGCCGCCGGCTCGATCGGCGCCCTGATGTACTTCCTGGTCCGGCCCCTGTTCAGCTGAGGCGCGGGGAAGGGGCACCTCGTGGGCGAGGTGCCCCTTCCCCGTCAGGAGTAGTCGACGCCGATCTGGGCGCGGATCCCGTCCAGCAGCGCCATCACCTCCAGCGTGGTGGCGTGGGGGACCAGCGGGCTCTCCAGCAGGCCCTCGGCGAGGCACCGCTGGACCTCGGCGGCCTCGTACTGGTAGCCGCCGCCGACCAGCTCGTCGGTGATCGTCTCCGGCTCGGCGCCGGCCCGGTGCAGCATCGCGGAGCCGGGGCGGAAGAACGGCTCGGGCAGGTCGATCCGGCCGGTGGTGCCGGTGATCGAGGCGTCCAGCGCGGTGGCCCCGACCATGCCGCAGCTCAGCGTGGCGACGGCGCCCGAGTCGTAGCCCAGGACGATGCCGGTGTTCTCGTCCACCCCCTCCGGGCTGAGCTTCGCCCAGGACCGGACGTGGTCGGGCACGCCGAGCAGCAGGTGGGCCAGGCTGACCGGGTAGACGCCGAGGTCGAGCAGGGCGCCGCCGCCGAGCGTGCGGGCCCGCATCCGGTGCTCCGGCGGGAACGGCCCGGCCACCCCGAAGTCGGCCCGCACGCCGGTCACCGTGCCGATCGCGCCGTCCGCGACCAGGTCACAGAGCCGGCGTACGAGCGGGTTGGTCCGCATCCACATGGCCTCCATGAGGAAGACCCCGGCCGCGCGGGCGGTGTCGACCAGCTCGACGCTGGTCGCCAGGTCGAGGGTGAACGGCTTCTCCAGCAGCACTGCCCGGCCGGCCGCGAGGCAGGTCATGGCCGCCTCGTGGTGCGCGGCGTGCGGGGTGGCGACGTAGACGACGTCCAGCTCGTCGTCCGCGGCGAGTTCCGCCCAGGAGGCGTACGCCCGCGGCACGCC encodes:
- a CDS encoding inorganic phosphate transporter translates to MSPELIAVLAVIAVALAFDYTNGFHDAANAIATSISTRALTPRVALAMAAVGNFIGAHFGAEVAKTVGSGLVKLPTGTASLGIVFAGVIGAIVWNLVTWYFGLPSSSSHALIGGLVGSTVAASGTVLWTGIGESVIIPMVLSPMVGFLLGYIVMIAVQWIFRKGHPGRLNRGFRWAQTASAAAMSVGHGMQDAAKTIGIVVLALYVGGYQDDPSFIPEWAFWTSAAVLAAGTYAGGWRIIRTLGRKIIDLRPPEGFAAETVASGVLYFNALVLGAPISTTHTITSAIMGVGATKRLSAVRWGVAGNIVGAWILTFPAAGSIGALMYFLVRPLFS
- a CDS encoding Gfo/Idh/MocA family protein translates to MTRWGILATGHIAARFAEDLRLVPGAELAAVGSRTAESAQRFAARHGVPRAYASWAELAADDELDVVYVATPHAAHHEAAMTCLAAGRAVLLEKPFTLDLATSVELVDTARAAGVFLMEAMWMRTNPLVRRLCDLVADGAIGTVTGVRADFGVAGPFPPEHRMRARTLGGGALLDLGVYPVSLAHLLLGVPDHVRSWAKLSPEGVDENTGIVLGYDSGAVATLSCGMVGATALDASITGTTGRIDLPEPFFRPGSAMLHRAGAEPETITDELVGGGYQYEAAEVQRCLAEGLLESPLVPHATTLEVMALLDGIRAQIGVDYS